The following are encoded together in the Oreochromis aureus strain Israel breed Guangdong linkage group 18, ZZ_aureus, whole genome shotgun sequence genome:
- the LOC116328086 gene encoding probable cation-transporting ATPase 13A3 isoform X1 has translation MIRSVCGLQRASKQTFMQQLNHAGSDLIQQRERRHRFGTSEKMKVNEVKLISPGLEDEMEVSGYRPCLWKMILVGVGAVCSGGLLLLLLYWLPEWGVKSTCTHTTLKDAHTVLLRTTDEFRQWFRAKVHVMLAPGKKPFDSLASQPENQLPNGDGDLGVSAVHEDYYGQFSHRQLVQVHYFIHHSTRYYWNDVIQNFELYKGLEDVNVSCASLHSEHSSGLSKTLQDYRRLFFGENEIAVRVPSLLKLLVKEVLNPFYIFQLFSIILWSFEDYYYYASAIVFMSVISIATSLYTIKKQYVMLHDMVAAHSVVRVSVCRGNKDIEQAMSTELVPGDVIVIPANGMIMPCDAVLFRGTCIVNESMLTGESVPVTKTSLPSAGEEGASSYNMDEHKKHTLYCGTHVIQTRFYAGELVKAVVVRTGFSTEKGQLVRSILYPKPTDFKLYHDAYLFLLCLVGVAGIGFIYTIVLSIMNKVPAKTIIIESLDIVTITVPPALPAAMTAGIVYAQRRLKRVGIFCISPQRINMCGQLNVVCFDKTGTLTEDGLDLWGIHRAGDGSFCSPESEAAKDSLVNTTFVACMATCHSLTKIEGELSGDPLDLKMFSATGWILEEPTEEETALHNPIMPTVVRPPKHIAPESHQSNPLTQSMELSELSACEIGIVRQFPFSSALQRMSVVVRRLGVKHMDAFLKGAPEVVASLCRQHTIPQTFTETLEDYTRQGFRVIALAHRQLESKLSWHKVQSLSRDAIETNMEFLGLIIMQNKIKPETAGVLCELQRANIRTLMVTGDNMLTAISVARDCGMVRPHEKVIIADAVPPKDFQPASITWHYTENQAQAVKDNEYHGMTGSSVLLQILEIELDEGTWDGEVSQQEQSYHFAVSGKAFAVILEYFPQLVQKLVLRATVFARMAPDQKTQLVEVLQSMDYTVGMCGDGANDCGALKRAHSGISLSELEASVASPFTSSTSNISCVPNLIREGRAALITSFCVFKFMALYSIIQFISVILLYSVLSNLGDFQFLFIDLIIILTIAFTMSLNPAWKELVWRRPPSSLISGQLLCSVLTQILTCLVFQVLAFLLVRQQSWYETWTPQSDACNVSRSIFSLRVNVTDPQNHKNIRNYENTSLFYISAFQYLAVAIVFSKGKPFRQPSYKNWLFMLTCIGLYTFLLLIMLHPFPAVDNFLEIVCVPHDWRVTLVIIMIGNAAASFLLEILILDIILWRLVFRGNHRACRPAESSSAHTPQVANDRWASSVLSWLFCRRHKAPRALYMQLALELQEGSEWPPQPSAVTYASDLKSSISDLNVAANQNSTQAKSEASLKLV, from the exons GAGGTGTCGGGTTACAGGCCCTGTCTGTGGAAGATGATCCTGGTGGGCGTAGGTGCTGTTTGCTCCGGtggtctcctgctgctgctcctctacTGGTTACCTGAGTGGGGTGTGAAGAGCACCTGTACACACACCACGCTGAAGGATGCCCACACAGTGCTGCTCAGGACGACG GATGAGTTCAGACAGTGGTTTCGAGCCAAAGTGCATGTGATGTTGGCTCCTGGGAAGAAGCCCTTTGACAGTTTGGCTTCCCAGCCTGAAAACCAGCTTCCAAATGGAGACGGAGACCTTGGTGTCAGCGCTGTACACGAAGACTACTACGGACAGTTTTCTCACAGGCAGCTGGTTCAG GTTCACTATTTCATCCACCACAGCACTCGATACTACTGGAATGATGTGATACAGAACTTTGAATTATACAA AGGCCTGGAGGATGTGAATGTGAGCTGTGCAAGCCTTCACTCTGAGCACAGCTCTGGGCTTTCGAAAACATTACAGGACTACAG GAGGCTATTTTTTGGGGAGAATGAAATTGCAGTGAGAGTGCCCTCTCTGTTAAAGCTTCTGGTAAAGGAG GTCTTGAACCCTTTTTACATCTTCCAGCTCTTCAGCATTATTCTCTGGAGCTTtgaagattattattattatgcctCGGCCATCGTTTTCATGTCCGTCATTTCTATCGCTACCTCACTGTACACCATTAAAAAG CAATATGTCATGCTGCACGACATGGTGGCAGCCCACAGCGTGGTTCGTGTTTCTGTGTGCAGAGGGAATAAAG ATATTGAACAGGCCATGTCAACGGAGCTCGTGCCCGGCGATGTCATCGTCATTCCAGCGAATGGGATGATAATGCCGTGCGACGCCGTGCTCTTCCGCGGAACCTGCATTGTGAACGAGAGCATGCTGACAG GAGAGAGTGTGCCAGTCACCAAGACCAGTCTGCCCAGTGCTGGCGAGGAAGGAGCCAGTAGCTACAATATGGATGAGCACAAAAAACACACCCTCTACTGTGGGACCCACGTCATCCAGACCCGCTTCTACGCTGGAGAACTGGTGAAAGCTGTTGTGGTGAGAACAG GCTTTAGCACAGAGAAAGGCCAACTTGTGCGTTCTATTCTTTACCCTAAACCCACTGACTTCAAGCTGTACCACGACGCATACCTGTTCCTGTTGTGTCTTGTTGGGGTAGCGGGGATCGGCTTCATCTATACCATCGTCCTCAGCATCATGAACAAG GTCCCAGCTAAAACCATCATTATTGAATCTCTGGACATCGTGACCATTACCGTGCCCCCGGCCTTACCGGCCGCCATGACGGCCGGCATCGTTTACGCACAGCGGCGTCTGAAGCGCGTCGGCATCTTCTGCATCAGTCCGCAGAGGATCAACATGTGCGGTCAGCTTAACGTGGTTTGCTTTGACAAG ACTGGTACTCTGACTGAGGACGGTTTGGACCTGTGGGGCATTCACAGGGCTGGGGATGGCAG CTTTTGTTCACCTGAGTCTGAGGCTGCTAAAGACAGTCTTGTGAACACTACATTCGTGGCCTGCATGGCAACCTGCCACTCACTGACCAAAATAGAAGGCGAGCTCTCTGGAGACCCTTTGGACCTCAAGATGTTCAGCGCTACAGGCTGG atcCTAGAAGAACCCACCGAGGAAGAAACCGCGCTCCACAATCCCATAATGCCCACAGTTGTACGCCCTCCAAAGCACATCGCCCCTGAATCCCATCAGAGCAATCCACTAACTCAGAGCATG gagCTTTCTGAATTATCT GCCTGTGAGATCGGCATCGTGCGTCAGTTCCCCTTCTCCTCGGCGCTGCAGAGGATGAGCGTGGTGGTCAGGAGGCTGGGGGTAAAACACATGGACGCCTTCTTAAAAGGGGCACCGGAGGTCGTGGCCAGCCTCTGCAGACAGCACACAA TCCCACAGACGTTCACAGAGACTCTGGAGGACTACACCAGGCAGGGCTTCAGGGTTATTGCCCTGGCACATCGTCAGCTAGAGTCCAAACTCTCCTGGCACAAAGTCCAGAGCCTCAGCAG GGACGCAATAGAGACCAACATGGAGTTCCTCGGTCTGATCATCATGCAGAACAAAATCAAACCAGAGACTGCTGGTGTTTTATGTGAATTACAGCGAGCCAACATACGCACATTGATGGTCACGG GCGACAATATGTTGACGGCCATATCGGTGGCTCGAGACTGTGGAATGGTCCGTCCACACGAGAAGGTCATAATAGCAGACGCTGTGCCTCCCAAAGACTTCCAGCCTGCGAGTATCACATGGCATTACACTGAAAACCAAGCTCAGGCTGTTAAGGACAACGAG TACCATGGTATGACTGGCTCATCGGTACTCCTTCAGATTTTAGAGATCGAGCTGGATGAAGGGACCTGGGATGGGGAGGTTTCTCAGCAGGAGCAAAGTTATCACTTTGCTGTGAGCGGCAAGGCCTTCGCTGTCATCCTCGAATACTTTCCCCAGCTGGTCCAGAAG CTTGTGCTGAGAGCCACCGTGTTTGCTCGCATGGCTCCAGACCAGAAGACTCAGCTGGTGGAAGTCCTGCAGAGCATGGA TTACACCGTTGGGATGTGTGGTGATGGTGCTAATGACTGTGGA gcACTGAAGAGAGCTCACAGCGGGATTTCTCTGTCAGAGCTGGAGGCGTCAGTTGCGTCACCCTTCACCTCCTCTACCTCAAACATCTCCTGTGTCCCCAACCTAATCAG GGAGGGGCGGGCTGCCCTCATAACATCATTCTGCGTGTTTAAGTTCATGGCTCTCTACAGCATCATCCAGTTCATCAGTGTCATCCTGCTCTACTCG GTTCTCAGCAACTTGGGAGACTTCCAGTTTCTCTTCATTGACCTCATCATCATTCTCACCATTGCCTTTACAA TGAGTCTGAACCCAGCCTGGAAGGAGCTGGTGTGGCGTCGCCCGCCATCCAGTCTGATCTCAGGCCAGCTGCTCTGCTCAGTCCTGACCCAGATCCTCACCTGCCTGGTCTTCCAGGTCCTGGCTTTTCTCCTGGTACGACAGCAGAGCTGGTACGAGACATGGACGCCTCAGTCAGA CGCCTGTAATGTTTCCAGGTCCATCTTCTCTCTCAGAGTTAACGTAACTGACCCTCAAAACCATAAAAACATCAGGAACTATGAGAACACGTCCCTCTTCTACATCTCTGCCTTCCAGTATTTAGCTGTGGCGATCGTTTTTTCCAAGGGAAAACCCTTCAGACAGCCAAGCTACAAGAACT GGCTGTTCATGCTGACCTGCATCGGTCTGTACACTTTTCTCCTCCTCATCATGCTGCATCCCTTCCCTGCTGTCGACAACTTCCTGGAG ATCGTGTGTGTTCCCCATGACTGGCGTGTCACTCTGGTCATCATTATGATCGGGAATGCGGCTGCTTCTTTCTTGTTGGAG ATTTTGATCCTTGACATCATCTTGTGGAGGCTAGTTTTCAGAGGCAATCACAGGGCATGTCGCCCCGCAGAGTCCTCCTCTGCTCACACGCCGCAG GTGGCCAATGACCGCTGGGCTTCGTCCGTCCTCTCCTGGTTGTTCTGTCGGAGACACAAAGCACCAAGGGCGCTGTATATGCAGCTGGCTCTGGAGCTGCAGGAAGGCAGCGAGTGGCCCCCCCAACCCTCTGCTGTCACCTATGCCAGTGACCTAAAATCCAGCATCTCTGACCTCAATGTGGCTGCCAACCAAAACTCAACACAGGCTAAATCTGAAGCTTCCCTAAAGCTTGTATGA